The following are encoded in a window of Brevibacillus sp. DP1.3A genomic DNA:
- a CDS encoding YecA family protein — MSVGRNELCPCGSGKKYKKCCGVVTPITELRSRHEQKLQKEYAGWVERLNHFVGANVTSETIQEARSRFAEEVGLTQESVARPEWAAHFFNWCVLDVKTGGSTLLENYIKQHGRRMEPDLRRAFAGLHLNVYEIVEVDRDVITVQQPISEEKHYLLRANTLNVVPGQLIVGRLLNLGLRDMLFSGSIILQPHVKESLLEWLHQHPEVEAAKADTSKRSYTTELYHFIVQFGEAASESEAPKQESLLRRTYGMPDRKQLLKVIESNPAFELKKRDGARETWVYATRKEEHLFPNLKDALLELYEVQAEVILQDDSLILEGYAPQLDEVAELLLLLAFENEEEIRVLTSTGSRLSKGTLFITSQPTLPPKVLQWAVQTYFAEKWLVTSHEQLDDLAPLLVAATENKELHEKLHKLMEQMEQDHKIGQGLARFIRMDMLRPRLSLSNDSLHVLNLLRRPLIEGLPESVYTVHPDRLADINRFVHEMTEGKSEATVKKYDEVMNNFRSFVRGAFGPSFTWEQLRREDLVYFLVHDIFTRTDATTKTLATNLMSVLTAFFKWLDKQGPYALYPVMQPLFAELKETLPESYRLRGVLEKEATQNLYSNPMAIKDITEESILVQEITSSGCTAKRANGETIKLSVGAELGATLAADWMIHGLFGQGEDGTWRLYGTPEVYPPVIAQVLGAPTGVLV, encoded by the coding sequence ATGTCGGTAGGAAGAAACGAACTGTGCCCTTGTGGGAGCGGAAAAAAATACAAAAAATGCTGTGGGGTTGTCACTCCCATTACGGAGCTGCGTAGCCGCCACGAGCAAAAGCTGCAAAAAGAATACGCTGGCTGGGTCGAAAGACTGAACCATTTTGTCGGCGCAAATGTAACCAGTGAGACGATTCAAGAAGCGCGGAGTCGTTTTGCAGAAGAAGTAGGCTTGACCCAAGAGAGCGTCGCACGTCCTGAATGGGCAGCCCATTTCTTCAACTGGTGTGTATTGGACGTCAAAACAGGTGGAAGCACGCTGCTTGAGAACTATATCAAACAGCATGGACGTCGGATGGAGCCTGATCTTCGCCGTGCGTTTGCTGGATTGCACCTGAATGTTTATGAAATCGTGGAAGTGGATCGTGATGTCATCACGGTTCAACAACCGATTTCGGAAGAAAAACACTATCTGCTTCGTGCCAATACGTTGAATGTTGTCCCTGGACAATTGATCGTAGGGCGCCTGCTGAATCTAGGTCTGCGTGATATGCTCTTCTCTGGCAGCATCATCTTGCAGCCACATGTCAAGGAAAGCCTGCTCGAGTGGTTACACCAGCATCCAGAAGTAGAAGCTGCGAAGGCAGATACGAGCAAGAGAAGCTATACGACAGAGCTGTATCACTTCATCGTTCAATTTGGTGAAGCGGCAAGCGAGTCGGAAGCACCGAAGCAAGAATCGCTTCTGCGTCGTACCTATGGTATGCCAGATCGTAAACAGCTGCTGAAAGTAATCGAGTCGAACCCTGCATTTGAGCTGAAAAAACGGGATGGTGCTCGTGAGACATGGGTATATGCGACACGCAAGGAAGAGCATTTGTTCCCGAATTTAAAGGATGCCTTGCTGGAGCTATACGAAGTACAGGCAGAAGTGATTTTGCAGGATGACAGCCTGATTCTAGAAGGGTATGCACCGCAGTTGGACGAAGTTGCAGAGCTTTTGCTGCTGCTTGCATTTGAGAACGAAGAGGAGATTCGCGTTCTTACTTCAACGGGCTCTCGTTTGTCCAAAGGAACTCTGTTTATCACGAGTCAGCCTACTTTGCCACCAAAAGTGTTGCAGTGGGCAGTCCAAACTTATTTTGCTGAAAAATGGCTGGTTACCTCCCATGAACAGCTCGATGATTTGGCTCCACTCTTGGTTGCGGCTACAGAAAACAAGGAGCTGCATGAAAAACTTCACAAGCTGATGGAGCAAATGGAACAGGATCATAAAATCGGACAAGGCTTGGCTCGCTTTATCCGAATGGACATGCTTCGTCCTCGCCTCTCGTTGTCAAATGACAGCCTGCATGTGCTTAACCTGCTGCGCCGTCCACTGATCGAGGGGTTGCCGGAGAGTGTGTACACCGTACATCCTGACAGACTTGCGGACATCAATCGCTTCGTGCATGAGATGACCGAGGGCAAGTCGGAAGCAACCGTCAAAAAGTACGATGAGGTTATGAACAACTTCCGTTCATTCGTCAGAGGAGCGTTTGGCCCATCTTTCACATGGGAGCAGTTGCGTAGAGAGGACCTGGTATACTTCCTCGTACACGACATTTTCACGCGCACGGATGCAACGACCAAAACGTTGGCAACCAATCTGATGTCTGTTTTGACGGCGTTCTTCAAGTGGCTGGATAAGCAAGGACCATACGCGCTTTATCCTGTTATGCAGCCATTGTTCGCAGAGTTGAAGGAAACATTGCCGGAATCCTATCGCTTGCGTGGTGTGCTGGAAAAAGAAGCGACTCAAAATCTTTACAGCAACCCGATGGCGATCAAAGATATCACGGAAGAATCCATACTCGTGCAAGAGATCACTTCATCTGGTTGTACGGCAAAACGTGCGAATGGCGAGACAATCAAGCTGTCTGTTGGCGCTGAATTGGGTGCTACGCTGGCAGCAGATTGGATGATCCATGGCTTGTTCGGTCAAGGTGAGGACGGTACTTGGAGACTGTATGGTACGCCTGAAGTGTATCCGCCAGTCATTGCCCAAGTGCTGGGCGCACCAACAGGAGTATTGGTCTAG
- a CDS encoding MFS transporter, whose product MSASSTPIHSTPAGTAAPTVYRMLFAISIAHLLNDSLQAVIPALLPIVEKNLALTFTQVGMILLVMNLTSSVLQPFVGYFADRKSIPLLPPLALIVSGLGMLALAFSGSYYFVLVAVACVGIGSAIFHPEASRFAHLASGPRRGLGQSIFQVGGNAGQALAPLMTILVFANLGQTGAAWFLLPALVASGILLYVALWYRGQQRLKKATAAPVTYTNRNKRLIALGLLIVIVSVRSWMNAGYQSFYQFYLMYVKDMDYANAQLVIFGFLFAGAIGTFFGGPLSDRFGKRNLLIISTLGSLPLTLLTPYVSGFWAFPLLVISGFIMLSSFSVTVVYAQELLPGKIGTVSGLIIGLAFGMGGMGALVFGYLADLYSLNFVILLCSFLPLIGFMGFFLPKDKTLREWAH is encoded by the coding sequence ATGAGTGCCTCATCGACACCCATTCACTCTACACCCGCAGGGACTGCGGCACCGACTGTCTATCGCATGCTCTTTGCCATTAGCATTGCGCATCTGTTAAACGATAGCTTGCAAGCGGTCATCCCTGCATTGCTTCCTATTGTAGAGAAGAATCTGGCATTAACGTTTACACAAGTCGGAATGATTTTACTCGTCATGAATCTTACCTCATCTGTTTTGCAACCATTCGTCGGTTACTTCGCCGATCGCAAATCGATTCCTTTATTGCCACCACTGGCTTTGATCGTATCGGGATTGGGGATGCTGGCACTCGCTTTCTCCGGCAGTTATTATTTCGTTCTCGTAGCAGTCGCCTGTGTTGGAATTGGTTCAGCCATCTTCCACCCAGAAGCCTCACGCTTCGCCCACTTGGCATCCGGTCCTCGCCGAGGGCTTGGACAATCCATTTTTCAAGTTGGTGGAAATGCTGGGCAAGCACTCGCTCCCTTGATGACTATTCTGGTCTTTGCGAACTTGGGACAGACTGGGGCTGCCTGGTTTCTGTTGCCCGCGCTAGTAGCTAGCGGCATCTTGCTCTATGTTGCTCTCTGGTATCGTGGACAACAGCGTTTGAAAAAGGCTACTGCCGCACCAGTCACGTATACGAACCGGAACAAGCGGCTGATTGCCCTCGGCCTCCTGATTGTCATCGTCAGTGTGCGTTCCTGGATGAATGCTGGCTACCAAAGCTTTTACCAGTTTTATTTGATGTATGTGAAAGATATGGATTACGCCAATGCACAGCTCGTCATTTTTGGTTTTCTTTTCGCAGGAGCGATTGGGACATTTTTTGGCGGACCGCTGTCTGACCGATTCGGAAAAAGGAACTTGCTCATCATTTCCACACTCGGTTCACTTCCACTGACATTGCTGACGCCTTACGTCTCCGGCTTTTGGGCCTTTCCATTGCTGGTAATCAGCGGCTTTATCATGCTTTCCAGCTTCTCGGTCACAGTCGTATACGCGCAGGAGCTATTGCCTGGCAAAATCGGTACTGTATCCGGGCTGATTATCGGGCTTGCCTTTGGAATGGGAGGCATGGGCGCTCTCGTATTCGGCTATCTCGCCGATCTCTACAGTCTGAACTTTGTCATTCTGTTATGTTCGTTCCTCCCGTTGATCGGATTTATGGGCTTTTTCCTGCCGAAAGACAAGACACTCCGCGAATGGGCTCACTAA
- a CDS encoding carbohydrate kinase family protein — protein MLEGITEYWLCVGGANVDVQGVTSARLLPGTSNPGEVHQAAGGVARNVAENLGWLGEEVQLFALVGEDADGEWLRQVTANSGVATHGMLRITGKSTGRYLAIRDRDGELYTAVADMELNEEWPAEIVQQGLKRLIQAAGLFLDANLPVEVMRAFLAEARRLDKKIIVDPVSVKKAEKWKGLLEGVHILVASIDELEVLGGQSLHSYNDVEICAKKLVTEGIHQVMVICGEAGLWLCTAQEEKWLAAPTMPIRESAGDAFAAGIIYAQNKALSLTEQAAFGVALAEMRTKGNGRYDIDALLARKDYYAAKERQILDRE, from the coding sequence ATGCTGGAAGGTATAACAGAATACTGGTTATGCGTGGGAGGAGCCAATGTTGACGTGCAGGGAGTCACTTCTGCCAGACTGTTACCTGGAACAAGTAATCCGGGTGAAGTGCATCAAGCAGCAGGCGGCGTAGCTCGAAACGTGGCGGAAAATCTCGGATGGCTAGGAGAAGAAGTGCAACTGTTTGCTCTGGTGGGAGAAGATGCAGACGGCGAGTGGTTAAGACAGGTCACAGCAAATAGTGGAGTGGCTACCCATGGCATGTTGCGAATCACAGGGAAATCGACTGGGCGCTACTTGGCTATTCGTGATCGTGATGGTGAATTGTACACGGCTGTTGCAGATATGGAACTAAATGAAGAATGGCCAGCGGAGATTGTCCAGCAAGGTCTCAAACGCTTGATTCAGGCCGCAGGCTTGTTTCTGGATGCCAATCTTCCCGTCGAGGTTATGCGGGCATTTTTGGCGGAAGCAAGAAGACTCGACAAAAAGATCATCGTAGACCCTGTTTCTGTGAAAAAAGCAGAAAAGTGGAAAGGGTTACTTGAAGGTGTTCATATACTTGTCGCGAGCATTGATGAACTGGAAGTGTTAGGTGGCCAATCGCTTCATTCCTATAATGATGTGGAAATATGCGCGAAAAAATTGGTGACAGAAGGAATCCATCAGGTCATGGTCATTTGTGGGGAAGCAGGGCTGTGGTTGTGCACCGCACAGGAGGAAAAATGGCTTGCTGCACCGACTATGCCGATTCGAGAGTCCGCAGGAGATGCGTTTGCCGCGGGTATCATTTATGCGCAAAACAAAGCGTTATCCCTTACAGAACAAGCTGCTTTCGGCGTTGCTTTGGCCGAGATGAGAACAAAGGGAAATGGCCGATACGATATCGATGCCCTTTTGGCACGAAAAGATTACTATGCCGCAAAAGAAAGACAGATCCTCGACAGAGAATGA
- a CDS encoding LCP family protein has product MPDTVVKTRASASRKKQPSRSRKIRKLVVSFTLITLLLVGGVAGAIYWKIEDTLTEVTSPANSGFTSPVSQNVDPVYHSDKPMSFVLLGSDSRPETGSMNTDVMIVAVANPKTKKVTLVSIPRDTRVKIPGYRDYHKINSVYANGEAERRQAERNNQTVTEDGISLTKKTLNEILGIPIEHFVAIDFDGFKAVIDELGGVEVNVDRRLVYDDPTDDTHINLQPGLQKLNGEQALGYVRHRHDNRGTKYYSSDFDRNRRQQEVIKAVVDKTASLEGLTKIFNVMDVGAKNIHTDLSKDQIKGLAYDFKGFNSSTVSALDNGAYWQGGYTYLEKEKLETVRDSLQSEMGLSESVVASLNNSPILGSGEAVATSNKKSVKKKTTESAASTPAKQKTEAPKEQEPTNSPDNQDGTANEGTMPPPDVVNQEGQGQSTDQGQGAQTPATDATNVPTGNNGNNSTPPPDIIPPSSQDAGPPTGGSNTNS; this is encoded by the coding sequence ATGCCAGATACTGTTGTGAAAACACGCGCTTCAGCTTCTCGAAAGAAACAGCCGAGCCGTAGTCGAAAAATACGTAAACTCGTTGTATCCTTCACATTGATCACCTTGCTGCTGGTTGGCGGTGTGGCTGGAGCAATTTATTGGAAAATTGAGGACACTCTGACGGAAGTAACGAGCCCTGCAAACAGCGGATTTACTTCGCCAGTATCCCAAAATGTCGATCCTGTTTACCACTCGGATAAGCCAATGTCGTTCGTATTGCTTGGTTCTGATTCCCGTCCGGAAACAGGTTCCATGAATACAGACGTAATGATCGTGGCAGTTGCCAACCCGAAGACGAAGAAAGTTACCCTGGTATCGATTCCGCGGGACACACGCGTCAAGATCCCAGGCTATCGCGACTACCATAAGATCAATTCTGTCTATGCCAATGGCGAAGCAGAACGCAGACAAGCAGAGCGCAACAACCAGACAGTTACTGAAGATGGTATTTCCTTAACGAAGAAAACTTTGAATGAAATACTGGGAATTCCGATTGAGCATTTTGTAGCCATTGATTTCGATGGTTTCAAAGCGGTCATTGACGAATTAGGTGGTGTGGAAGTCAATGTAGATCGCAGACTGGTATACGATGATCCAACTGACGATACACACATCAATCTCCAGCCAGGACTTCAAAAATTGAACGGTGAGCAAGCACTTGGTTATGTACGACATCGTCATGACAACCGTGGAACGAAGTACTACTCCAGTGACTTCGACCGTAACCGTCGCCAACAAGAGGTCATCAAGGCTGTCGTGGACAAAACGGCTTCTCTTGAAGGCTTGACGAAGATATTTAACGTCATGGACGTAGGTGCCAAGAATATACATACCGATCTTTCCAAGGATCAGATCAAAGGCTTGGCCTACGATTTCAAAGGATTTAATTCCTCTACGGTCAGTGCATTGGATAATGGGGCATATTGGCAGGGAGGATACACGTATCTCGAAAAAGAAAAGCTTGAGACGGTTCGCGATTCCTTGCAATCAGAGATGGGATTGAGTGAGAGCGTCGTAGCGTCGCTCAATAATTCGCCGATACTCGGTTCCGGTGAAGCGGTAGCGACAAGCAACAAGAAGAGCGTCAAGAAGAAAACGACAGAATCAGCTGCGTCAACACCAGCGAAACAAAAAACGGAGGCTCCGAAAGAACAAGAGCCGACGAATTCACCAGACAATCAAGACGGTACGGCAAATGAAGGCACAATGCCGCCACCTGATGTCGTAAACCAAGAAGGGCAAGGCCAGTCGACAGATCAAGGTCAGGGAGCACAGACGCCTGCGACTGATGCAACGAATGTACCGACAGGTAATAACGGAAACAACTCTACTCCGCCGCCGGATATTATCCCACCGTCGAGTCAGGATGCAGGTCCTCCTACAGGAGGTTCGAACACGAACTCCTAA
- a CDS encoding FAD-dependent oxidoreductase, giving the protein MELSKVWEPIQIGSMMLPNRIMMGSMHVGFEKLQNGVARLATFYAERANGEAGLIVTGGAAVHPEGGMGDEYCNVYHDEDIEKLLLITKEVHQANGRIALQLFHAGRYAYKEATGLDPVAPSPLQAPINRWKPRELTAEEIEATIQCFADGAVRAKKAGFDAVEIMGSEGYLINQFLSPVTNKREDEWGGDFLRRARFGIEVANRVRQAVGPDYPIIYRMSGLDLMPDSTTMEETLQFAKMLEEAGADALNIGIGWHESQVPTIGMMVPRGAYVWVAHQVKQVVNIPVIASNRINDMRQAEKILYEECSDMVSMARPFLADPYIVQKSKEGRFDEVNTCIACNQACLDHIFDGKVASCLVNPLVGREAEWRLVSADNRKKVAVIGAGPAGLEAARVLAERGHQVVIMEAKKQIGGQLNYARQVPGKEEFNETLRYYRTELARLGVEIRLGTLAEADALIEEGFAEVVVATGVIPRRPEIPGVELGHVKGYDAVFEKRAKVGRQVVIVGAGGIACDLSHLLMHDETISPKAAEYLQEYRILDGRAVQQLQQRKRKISMLRRGKHVGSGLGKTTRWAVLANLKRRGVEMLTQIEYSRIAEEGVYFIQNGEERMIPADTVIVAAGATSNNSLYHALLDRLPVHLIGGAKEAGELDAKRAILEGATVGRAI; this is encoded by the coding sequence GTGGAACTTTCAAAAGTGTGGGAACCGATTCAAATTGGTTCGATGATGTTACCAAATCGGATTATGATGGGGTCCATGCACGTTGGATTTGAAAAGCTTCAGAATGGTGTAGCGCGGCTTGCTACCTTTTACGCAGAGCGTGCAAATGGAGAGGCAGGTCTGATCGTGACAGGAGGGGCTGCTGTACATCCAGAAGGCGGCATGGGCGACGAGTATTGCAATGTATACCATGACGAGGATATCGAGAAATTGCTACTAATCACGAAAGAGGTTCATCAAGCCAATGGGAGAATTGCGCTGCAGCTGTTCCATGCTGGCCGTTATGCGTACAAGGAAGCAACAGGATTAGACCCGGTAGCGCCATCGCCATTGCAGGCGCCGATTAACCGTTGGAAGCCGAGAGAGTTAACCGCAGAGGAGATCGAAGCAACGATCCAATGCTTTGCTGATGGCGCCGTCCGTGCTAAAAAAGCTGGCTTTGATGCCGTAGAAATTATGGGTTCGGAAGGATACTTGATCAATCAATTTTTGTCCCCTGTGACCAATAAGCGAGAAGATGAGTGGGGTGGGGACTTTTTACGTAGAGCTCGTTTTGGTATTGAGGTGGCTAACCGTGTCCGCCAAGCAGTGGGACCGGATTATCCGATCATCTACCGGATGTCGGGATTGGACTTGATGCCAGATAGTACGACGATGGAAGAGACATTGCAATTTGCCAAAATGCTGGAAGAGGCAGGAGCTGATGCTCTTAATATCGGAATTGGCTGGCATGAATCACAAGTACCGACGATTGGCATGATGGTGCCGCGTGGAGCATATGTATGGGTGGCGCACCAAGTCAAGCAGGTCGTGAACATCCCAGTTATCGCCAGCAATCGAATTAACGACATGCGCCAGGCAGAAAAAATTTTGTATGAAGAATGCAGTGATATGGTTTCAATGGCTCGTCCATTTTTAGCGGACCCTTACATCGTTCAAAAAAGTAAAGAAGGACGCTTTGATGAAGTAAATACATGTATTGCTTGCAATCAAGCCTGTCTCGACCATATTTTTGATGGGAAGGTAGCCTCCTGTCTGGTCAATCCTCTTGTGGGCAGGGAAGCAGAGTGGCGGTTGGTTTCGGCGGATAACCGTAAGAAGGTGGCTGTAATCGGTGCGGGGCCAGCCGGCTTGGAGGCAGCTCGTGTGCTGGCAGAGCGAGGGCATCAGGTGGTCATCATGGAGGCCAAAAAACAGATCGGTGGACAATTAAACTACGCCAGACAGGTGCCAGGTAAAGAGGAATTTAATGAAACGCTTCGCTATTATCGGACAGAACTTGCACGTCTTGGTGTCGAAATTAGGCTGGGAACACTGGCAGAGGCAGATGCCCTAATCGAAGAAGGCTTTGCAGAAGTTGTGGTAGCAACGGGAGTCATCCCTCGGCGTCCAGAGATTCCAGGTGTGGAGCTCGGACATGTGAAGGGATATGATGCGGTATTTGAGAAGCGCGCCAAGGTCGGTAGACAAGTAGTCATCGTCGGTGCGGGAGGAATCGCATGTGATTTGTCCCATTTGCTGATGCACGACGAAACGATCTCACCGAAGGCAGCGGAATACTTGCAGGAGTATCGGATTCTGGATGGAAGAGCTGTACAGCAACTGCAACAGCGAAAACGAAAAATCAGCATGCTGCGGCGTGGGAAGCATGTCGGATCGGGCTTGGGTAAAACGACGCGCTGGGCAGTTCTCGCCAACCTGAAGCGACGTGGCGTAGAGATGCTGACACAAATTGAGTACAGCCGGATTGCAGAAGAAGGGGTGTATTTCATTCAAAACGGAGAGGAACGTATGATACCTGCTGATACGGTCATTGTAGCGGCTGGAGCGACCTCCAACAATTCGCTATACCACGCATTGCTGGATCGGCTGCCTGTGCACCTCATAGGCGGGGCGAAAGAAGCGGGAGAGCTCGATGCCAAGCGAGCCATTTTGGAGGGTGCGACCGTAGGAAGAGCGATTTAA
- a CDS encoding MBL fold metallo-hydrolase yields MVGNEWQIGQFQLSWLRGGLTKLDGGAMFGVVPKPLWSKRYPSNDLNQIPLRADPILVKAHGKHILIESGMGNDRLTEKQKRNFGLEEESQVVDSLAAKGLTPADIDIVIMTHMHYDHANGLVSLRDGQLVSTFSQAVIYVQEQEWAEMREPNIRSKNTYWEENWRPIENQVKTYGATHEVVPGITLHHTGGHSQGHAIVRMETEGQLLLHLADIMPTHAHQNPLWVMAYDDYPMTSIYAKEEWINNGIKQGAWFTFYHDSVYRAVKWNEQGEMVDRIEVVL; encoded by the coding sequence ATGGTAGGGAACGAATGGCAGATAGGTCAGTTTCAATTGTCTTGGCTGAGAGGTGGACTCACGAAGCTGGATGGAGGCGCAATGTTTGGTGTAGTGCCCAAGCCACTCTGGAGCAAAAGATACCCATCGAATGATCTCAATCAAATCCCTTTGCGTGCTGACCCGATCCTGGTAAAAGCTCATGGCAAGCATATTTTGATTGAATCGGGTATGGGAAATGATCGGCTAACGGAAAAACAGAAGCGCAATTTTGGCTTGGAAGAAGAGTCTCAAGTGGTGGACTCCCTCGCTGCAAAAGGGTTGACTCCTGCCGATATTGATATCGTCATCATGACGCATATGCACTACGATCATGCCAACGGACTTGTCTCTCTTCGTGATGGACAACTTGTCTCTACGTTTTCACAAGCTGTCATCTACGTGCAGGAGCAGGAATGGGCGGAGATGAGAGAGCCGAATATTCGCTCGAAGAATACATATTGGGAAGAAAACTGGCGCCCGATTGAGAATCAGGTGAAGACGTATGGAGCTACGCACGAAGTTGTGCCAGGAATCACGCTTCATCATACAGGCGGTCACAGCCAGGGACATGCTATCGTCCGGATGGAGACAGAGGGGCAGCTGCTTTTGCATCTAGCGGACATCATGCCTACACACGCTCATCAAAATCCATTATGGGTGATGGCTTATGATGACTATCCGATGACATCCATCTATGCCAAAGAAGAATGGATCAACAACGGGATCAAGCAAGGAGCTTGGTTCACGTTTTACCACGATAGCGTTTACCGTGCGGTGAAATGGAACGAGCAGGGAGAAATGGTTGATCGTATAGAAGTTGTTTTGTAA
- a CDS encoding MFS transporter: protein MSWIKMRLQEFHPIVWSLVVGTVFVRAASSMSMPFLFLYLSNQTDMSLAMIGLTIGAGPLAGTIGGFIAGTWSDRIGRRRVMLGALYVWTFVFVGFALSKDPWILLLLNIAGGLCRSFYEPVSQALMADVTPQEKRLRVFGIRYMAINVGVAIGPIAGVVLAKSSVALPFLMTALIYLIYVISLQGLLKRFGIKQIEGQKKEVVTFSRAFSVVVNDKAFRLYMLAGVLGAIGYSQMSSTLAKFAEMTVVNGTELFAILMTVNAIVVVVMQLPLTTWAEKKTPLTAILVGNAMYAVGDVGYAFANSWLIFIVAMVFFTIGEILTFTAGDVLIDRMAPESMRGSYYGAKSFSNLGQFIGPWMGGLLLAHYGGTTLFLVVAATSMMSSAFQWAGARAFEATRGKSMNEVRAESL, encoded by the coding sequence ATGAGCTGGATCAAGATGCGTTTACAGGAGTTTCACCCGATCGTCTGGTCATTAGTCGTCGGGACCGTGTTCGTCCGGGCCGCCAGCTCGATGAGCATGCCGTTTTTGTTTTTATACTTGTCCAATCAAACAGATATGAGCTTGGCAATGATCGGATTGACTATTGGAGCAGGGCCGCTCGCAGGTACTATCGGAGGCTTTATTGCGGGAACATGGTCAGACAGGATCGGGCGCAGGCGAGTCATGCTTGGTGCGTTGTATGTGTGGACGTTCGTGTTCGTCGGGTTTGCGCTTAGTAAAGACCCGTGGATTCTGCTTTTGCTCAATATAGCAGGGGGACTCTGTCGATCCTTCTACGAACCCGTTTCACAGGCACTGATGGCAGATGTAACGCCGCAAGAGAAGCGGCTTCGTGTGTTCGGTATTCGTTACATGGCAATTAACGTGGGGGTAGCGATTGGGCCTATCGCAGGGGTAGTGCTAGCGAAAAGCTCTGTAGCCCTGCCATTTCTGATGACTGCACTGATTTATCTTATCTATGTGATTAGCTTGCAAGGATTATTGAAGAGGTTCGGCATTAAACAAATTGAAGGCCAAAAGAAAGAAGTCGTTACATTCAGCCGTGCATTCAGCGTAGTCGTGAACGACAAGGCGTTTCGATTGTACATGCTCGCAGGTGTTTTAGGAGCGATTGGCTACTCGCAGATGTCTTCTACGCTGGCCAAATTCGCAGAAATGACGGTCGTGAATGGAACAGAGCTGTTTGCCATCCTGATGACAGTCAATGCGATTGTCGTCGTTGTGATGCAGCTTCCGTTGACGACTTGGGCAGAAAAAAAGACGCCTCTCACCGCAATTTTGGTGGGAAACGCCATGTATGCGGTTGGTGACGTGGGTTATGCCTTTGCCAATTCGTGGCTGATATTCATCGTGGCGATGGTATTTTTCACAATAGGTGAAATCCTTACGTTTACGGCAGGGGACGTTCTGATCGACCGAATGGCCCCAGAGAGTATGCGGGGCAGCTATTACGGTGCGAAAAGCTTTAGCAACCTCGGCCAGTTCATCGGTCCGTGGATGGGCGGGTTGCTGTTGGCACATTATGGAGGTACGACCTTGTTCCTGGTGGTAGCAGCTACCTCGATGATGAGCAGTGCCTTCCAATGGGCGGGTGCTCGCGCCTTTGAGGCAACCCGTGGCAAGTCCATGAATGAGGTGAGGGCTGAATCACTCTAA
- a CDS encoding GDSL-type esterase/lipase family protein, whose amino-acid sequence MRTSGQFLWRTAGLLSLLSFLLFATGFVLAMNPQQLAPSTAAPPVQKEQPPSPLPEKGVHKVVALGDSLTRGAGDANGQGYVGLVRQALEKKSGQSITFTNLAINGQESSELLKQMSQEQVKKLLAEADLILFTIGGNDLFRQTGGLYTIEKEKVTTALNKLAVNYEEILKQIRSVNKTATIVYTSLYNPFGNTEAAVDTIGPVLDWNNQASQIASRYPQVLVVPTYDLFLRKEQNYLYTDHFHPNADGYKRMADRILQALE is encoded by the coding sequence ATGCGCACATCCGGCCAATTTCTTTGGCGCACGGCAGGTCTCTTGTCTTTACTCTCCTTTCTCTTATTTGCGACAGGGTTTGTCCTCGCGATGAATCCGCAGCAGTTGGCACCATCCACAGCAGCCCCACCTGTGCAAAAAGAGCAGCCACCCTCGCCTTTGCCAGAAAAGGGTGTCCATAAAGTAGTCGCACTAGGGGATTCCCTCACGCGCGGTGCCGGAGACGCAAACGGCCAAGGCTATGTCGGACTCGTTCGCCAAGCATTGGAGAAAAAATCGGGCCAGTCTATTACGTTCACAAACCTCGCAATTAATGGACAGGAATCATCTGAGCTGCTTAAACAAATGTCCCAGGAGCAAGTGAAGAAGCTGCTCGCTGAAGCCGATCTGATTCTTTTTACCATCGGCGGCAATGACTTGTTCAGGCAGACAGGCGGGCTGTATACCATTGAAAAAGAAAAAGTGACCACGGCTCTTAATAAGCTCGCGGTCAACTATGAAGAGATTCTCAAACAGATTCGCAGCGTCAACAAGACGGCGACGATCGTTTACACTTCCCTGTACAATCCTTTTGGCAACACCGAAGCTGCCGTCGACACCATTGGGCCCGTGCTCGACTGGAACAATCAGGCATCCCAAATCGCCTCACGGTACCCGCAAGTACTCGTGGTGCCGACCTACGACTTGTTCTTGCGTAAGGAACAAAACTACTTGTATACAGACCACTTCCACCCGAATGCTGATGGCTATAAACGGATGGCAGATCGTATCTTGCAAGCGTTAGAGTGA